A window of Apium graveolens cultivar Ventura chromosome 8, ASM990537v1, whole genome shotgun sequence contains these coding sequences:
- the LOC141680427 gene encoding uncharacterized protein LOC141680427 produces the protein MDVENQNNNENQGNNDEGGNVFDQLAETLAVLVNQQPKPNIVSQFKRLNPPTFDGATDPAIVEMWIQEMEKAFGLLGSNEEQKVTLAVYQLQGSAYDWWLMEKRKNETTNLEENHEPYTWAKFKKALEDKYFPRTVRLQKERDFIRLQQGGRTVIEYDAEFAKLAKYASTLVADESSRARRLEEGLRSDIRNSVASFELQTYEAVLNKALVIERGLAESEKASGSWNKRRFTQTSGQSFQGGPLKKPHVYDNIGGQGDRETCTRCGKNHPDKVCRWNTGACFHCGEVGHKISNCPHNPPPPPRKEADNKMGKGRVFQLTGNDNYRN, from the coding sequence ATGGATGTAGAAAATCAGAACAACAATGAAAATCAGGGCAATAATGATGAAGGAGGAAACGTCTTTGACCAGCTGGCTGAAACTCTAGCTGTACTTGTGAATCAGCAACCGAAGCCCAACATCGTCTCTCAATTCAAGCGTTTGAACCCGCCAACTTTTGATGGAGCTACAGACCCGGCTATCGTTGAGATGTGGATCcaagagatggaaaaagctttcGGACTTCTGGGGAGCAATGAGGAACAGAAGGTGACCTTAGCTGTGTACCAATTGCAAGGAAGCGCTTACGACTGGTGGCTTATGGAAAAGAGGAAGAATGAGACGACAAATCTTGAAGAAAATCATGAACCGTACACTTGGGCAAAGTTCAAGAAGGCTTTAGAGGACAAGTACTTTCCGAGAACAGTTCGTCTGCAGAAAGAGAGGGACTTCATTCGACTTCAACAAGGTGGAAGAACCGTCATTGAATACGACGCAGAATTTGCAAAGCTTGCGAAGTACGCGTCGACCCTAGTAGCAGATGAGAGCAGTCGAGCACGAAGATTAGAGGAGGGACTTCGAAGTGACATCAGGAATTCAGTGGCGTCGTTTGAACTTCAGACGTACGAGGCTGTCCTCAACAAGGCGTTAGTGATCGAAAGGGGCTTGGCAGAATCTGAAAAGGCGTCTGGCAGTTGGAATAAGAGGCGGTTCACTCAAACTAGTGGGCAATCTTTTCAAGGGGGACCACTCAAGAAGCCACACGTGTACGATAACATCGGGGGTCAAGGTGATCGAGAGACGTGTACCAGGTGCGGCAAGAATCATCCGGACAAAGTCTGTCGTTGGAATACAGGTGCTTGTTTTCATTGCGGAGAAGTAGGACATAAGATTTCGAATTGTCCGCACAATCCGCCACCGCCACCAAGGAAGGAAGCAGATAACAAGATGGGCAAAGGACGTGTGTTTCAGCTGACAGGAAATGACAACTATCGCAATTAA